The stretch of DNA CCAACAAGAATTGCTGCAAATCTGGTCGCGGTTGTTTATTCGCGCCACTAGTTTGCAGCATTATGAATTTGCGATAAATGGTCTCAATGGTATCGGCAAGGCGTTTTGGCGTACCGATGATTACGCGGGAGCAAAAAAATATCATCTGCAAGCACTTGAGCTAGCGCTATTGGTCAAAGAAGGACGTGGTAAGGCGCAAAGCTATTTGTGCCTGGCCAAAGATTGCATCGCATTGCAGCAATATGATGAAGCATTGGCGGTACTTGGCGCTGGGCAAAGAACTATTTTGCAGCATGGTGATCCACAGTGGCATGCCGAGGCCCTGCTTTATCGCGGCATGTGCTTGCTCAAAATCCAGGCACCGAGTGAAGCGTTACATGAGTTACTCGATGCCGAACGCCTAGCCGAGCAGATCCATTTTCACTGGGCGCTCGCTCAAACGCAGCATGCGATTGCCGATGCACACGATCAAATGAACAACAGTGCAGCCTTTACGCAGGCAGTGAACAAAGCCCTCGAAACGAGCTGCATTGTGCATGATCTGGGGCTATGCGAGCAGATTCACTTGCTAGCCTATCGCTTTCACTTGCGCCAACTGGACTATACGGCAGCGTATCTGCACTTACAGGCCGCAAATGAATTCACCGAACAAATCCTGACTGACCAGCATATTCTCAAGCTCGATGCCCCTAAACGCTTATTGCGACGGATTAATGAAAAAATGGGGCTCGCTTGGCTCAATGCCATGAATCTGGCACTGGCCAACACCATTGATGAACAAGGTGAAGAAATGCGCCGCTTAAGCGGCATTGCGTATCAAGACCCCCTCAGCGGCATGCAAAACCGCCGTGCGCTAGATCTGAAGCTGGCCGAGCTAGCGCCCGGCAAAGCGGTGGCCTTATTTATGGTCGATATTGACCATTTCAAATCGATCAATGACAACTATGGCCACCCCAGCGGCGATGCTGTGATTGCCACGCTGGGCAAGATCCTATCTGCCTGTTGTCGTAAAGCCGATGAATTCATTGCCCGCTATGGCGGTGAAGAATTTGTCGGCATTATCGCCGCGGTCGATTTGTGCACTGCTCAGCGAATCGTTAAACGTATTCATGCTGCGATTGAACACTATACCTGGCACGAAATACTGCCCAATCGAGCGGTTACTGCCAGCATCGGTCTGGCCTACTCGGCAGAACATACTGGCCAGCAATTACTCGAGCTGGCCGATGCGGCGCTGTATCAGGCTAAAACTAATGGCCGCAATTGCATTTGGCTTAACTGCAGACCAGATTGGCAGCCCGGTGTGCTTATGGATGCGGATCACAGTGGCTCAATGCCTTAGCAAAATACCTGCCCATTGACTCTGGCAACCGAGTCTATGATTGCTATTTGACATGAAAAACTACCACTTATTTTCCTGAACCCTTGCCACGATTTGGAGTCTATTGGTTTTTGGCGCCAAACCTGGGTAAAGGAAATCAATTGCCACAGCCCCCAAATCCCGACACCAACAAAACATGCACTCATGATTGGTGCCTCATTTTTATCGCTTGGCTTATTGCAGCCTGTGGCACCTTGGGGGCACTGTTCTTTGGTGAAGTCATGGGGATTGCTCCGTGTACCTTGTGCTGGTATCAGCGCATTTTTATGTTTCCGCTCGCCATCTTCTTGCCGCTGGCGCTATTCCCACTCGACACCAAAGTGATTCGCTATGCACTGCCGCTGGCCATGTTGGGGCTGGGCTTTGCAATTTACCACTGGTTACTACAACTCGGCATCATCCCTGCCACAACCAGCCCATGCAGCCAGGGATCATCGTGCTCGGAAGTGAGTGCCCAATGGTTTGGCTTTTTGACTATTCCTTTGATGTCGGTGTTTGCCTTTGCACTGATTAATATCGCGCTGCTCGCAACTTTGATTCGAGAAAAATAATGAAACAGAAAACCCTTTTTATTGCGGCGGCTATCGCCCTACTCGGCTTGTTTATTGGCGGCACGCTGATGTTCAAACAACAACAGCAAAGCGAGGTTGCCCAGCAGGTACAGGTCAACCAACAGGCGCTAATGCGCATGCATTCACCACTGATCGGCGCACCTCATGCCAAGGTGACCATCGTCGAGTTTCTTGACCCTGCGTGCGAAGCATGCGCAGCGTTTTATCCGTTTGTAAAAGACATCATGGCCAAAAACCCCGAGCAAATCCGTCTTGTCGTGCGCTATGCGCCGCTGCACCAAGGTGCAGATCAGGTAGTGGCCGCGCTAGAAGCCGCACGTAAACAGGGCAAATACTGGCAAGCCTTGGAAACACTGCTGTCCACTCAACAACAATGGGCAATTAACCATCGTGCCGATGTGAATCTGGCCTTACCCATTTTGTCGGGCTTAGGTCTTGATATGGCTCAGCTACAAACCGACATGCAATCGAGCTCGGTGCAGGCCATTATTGAGCAAGATATTAGCGATGCGCAGGCTTTGGGCGTGAACAAAACCCCAAGCTATTTTGTGAATGGCCAGCCCTTGCAAAGCTTTGGCTATCAGCAACTGGCTGAGCTGATCAATAGCGCGCTGGCGACTCCTGAACAAGCGATGACAAAGTAACTTAGGCTTTCACCCCAAAGCGGCGCTGAGTTTTACGATAAATTTCAGCCATCTGCAGCGCTTTACCATTGGTGGGATCAATCACGGTCGCCCGCGTGAGTAACTCTTGGGCACGCTGCATATAGCTGGCGTGCCAACCATTTTGGTTCACGTACGCCAGCAAGGCATTAATAGTGTTGAGTAAAACTTGCAGATTGGACGGCATGTCTTTAACCGCTTTGAGGAAACGCTCAGCGGCCGCCTGCAAATCGCCGCTTTTGGCTAATCGAACCGCCTCATTATTGATTTCAACAATATCGGCAGCCGTGGCTTCGATCAGCTTTAAGGCTTCTTCTTCCCGCCCCTGCTCTTTGTAGATCCGGGTGACCCGCGCGGCCAATTGCGGATCATCATGCCGATTTTTCAGTACTTGCCGCGTTAATTGCTGCGCTTCTTCATGCCGGTTTTGTGCCAGACAATTCTTCGCCAACGCTAAACTAATTGCCGGGCCTGGTGGCTCGATAAAGCCTTGTACGGCACTCAGGGTACTATCCAGTTGTTGTCTAGCCTTGGCCTTGTCACCGAGCTTGAAGGTAATTTCAATATCGAGCACATCCGCCATGATTTTGTCATTGCTGGCGCGAAAATCCTTGCGCAAATAGGCGGCAGTTTTGCGCGCAGCACCAACGTCCCCACGAGCTAATTGCACCTCTGAAAGCTGGCTGTAGTCACTGACCTGTGGCCAGAAGGAGAAGCGAGCCAATCGCACGGTTTCTGTTAGCGATTGCTCGGCCAATGCCAGATCTCCAGCCACCAAAGCCACTTCACCCAGCTCGCGCATTCGATTGACCACAAAAGGCGATTTTTCCACTGCACGACTCAGGGTTTTTTTGGCGGCCTCAATCTGATGCTGGGCCTGCTGGGTCCGGGCTAGCCAGTCATAGGCCTCTAGCACCAACTCATGCTCGGCCATTACTTGTTGAAAAATCAGCTGGGCTTCATCGTATTCACGCAGATTAAACTGTGCCTTACCGAGCGCCATCTTGGCCCAAGCCAGATCAGCTTTCACCAACAAGCCGCGACACACATCCCGTGTTCCGGCCCAATCGGCAATTTTGAGCATCAGGTGGACTTTCATGCGCATAAAATCGAGCGCATCCTCTCCACCCTGCTCCACCTCAAAATTGCATAACGAGATCGCCCGCAAAAAATCATGCGCCAGAATGGCATCATCAATCGGTTTAAAGCGCTGTTTTTTGCGCAGCGCACGCACGATGCGATCGTAGAGCACATCACCCTTAAAGGGTTTCAGAATAATCGCATCCGGCGCCAATTCGGCCGCACCGATCACCTTGCTCGATTGGCGCTCGCCAGTCAGCATGATGAATACGCAACTGGCTTTGAGCAGTCCGTGGCGGCGCACTTCTTCGAATAAGTACAAGCCATCAAAGCCAGTGCCTAGGTCATAAGCACACAGCACAATATCGTAAGCCGTACGGCGTAACATACCAATCGCTTCGGCGCTACGATTGGCATACTCGACCGATTGCGCACCAAACTGATTGAGCGTCATTCCCATCGTTGCGCGCATCTCGGCGACGTGATCGATCACCAAGATTTTGAACTGGGATAAATCGTTCACGTTGATCGTCGGCTCGGACAAATCAACCGGGGCACGATCAACAAAGGAATAAGCTCTGACCTTGGATGCCATTTAATACTCCACCAGTGTAAAACTTGCTAAATCAATATCCATACGACCTAGCAAGCAATACCCCTACAAAACTGTGAGTTTGGCGTAGGCCACCGCCAACCATTTGCTACCATGCTGTTCAAAATTGACCTGTACATTGCCCGTAGCCCCACCTTCATGATCGGTGACAATGCCACGGCCAAACTTATGATGCTCGACCTTGGTGCCAATGCCCAAACCATGCTCGGGGGTTGATTTATTCAACTTAGGCGCTGGCGCTGCGTTGTAAGCCGTACCTGCACTATAGCTGCTCGGTGCGTAGCCGCGATTTAGAAATTTGAGCAAGGATTGCGGAATTTCATCCATAAAGCGGCTGGCCACACCATAACGTGTCTGGCCGTGCAACATGCGGCTTTGTGCCAAGGTCAGATACAAGCGCTCGCGTGCGCGCGTGATCGCCACATACATCAGGCGGCGCTCTTCCTCGATGCCTTGCGGATCGTTTGCGCTATTGTCATGCGGGAACAGCCCCTCTTCCAGCCCTGACAAAAACACCGCTTTAAATTCCAGACCTTTGGCCGCGTGCACCGTCATTAATTGCAGCGCCTCTTCGTGTGCACCCGCTTGATGGTCACCAGCTTCAAGGCTAGCGTGCGACAAGAAAGCAATCAGCGGATTTTGGTCTTCTTCTACACTGAAAGTGGCGGCGGCATTAATCAACTCTTCCAAGTTGGCGACGCGCTCTTCGCCGTCTTTTTCATTTTTATAATGTTCTAGCAAGCCGGACAGATCGAGCATCATATCGACGATTTCCGTCATCGGCAGACCATCGGCTTGATTGCGCATCGCTTCAATCATATGCACAAATTTGCCAATCGACGCGGCGCTACGCCCGCCCACACCGCACGCCGCCTGCCACAGCGTCGAACCTTCCAGTCGCGCTTTTTCCTGCACGCCTTCGACCGAACGCGCGCCAATGCCACGCGTTGGGAAATTAATCACCCGCAGCAAGGCGTTATCGTCCGACGGGTTGGCAATTAAGCGCAAATACGCCAGCGCGTGCTTAATTTCTTGGCGCTCGAAAAAGCGTAAACCACCGTACACGCGATACGGCACGCCGGCGCTAAACAAGGCATGCTCGATGATCCGCGATTGCGCATTGCTGCGATACAAAATCGCCACATCGGAAGGTGGCATACCTTCGCGAATCAGCGTCTGGGCTTCTTCAACAATAAATTGCGACTCTTCAAAATCCGATGCGCCTTCAAATACGCGGATTGGCTCGCCAGTGCTGGCGTCAGTCCAAAGTTGTTTGCCCAAGCGCTGCTTGTTATTGGCAATCACTGCATTGGCGGCATCGAGAATATTGCCGTGGCTGCGGTAATTTTGCTCCAAGCGAATCACGTGTTTGACGGCATAGTCGCGCTGGAAATCCTGCATATTGCCCACATTGGCACCGCGGAAGGCGTAGATCGACTGATCGTCGTCCCCCACCGCAAAGATCGCGCCCTGCTCGCCCGCCAGCAGACGTAACCACGCATATTGCAAGCGATTGGTGTCTTGAAACTCATCAACCAAGATATGCGCAAAGCGCTGCTGATAATGCGCGCGAATCGCGGCGTTATGGCTCAGTAATTCATAGCAGCGCAGTAGTAATTCGGAAAAATCGGCCACGCCTTCGCGATTACATTGTTTTTCGTATTCTTGGTAGGCAATACGCAAATGGCGCGAATAATCATCCCATGCATCCACATCCCCCGCGCGACGGCCATTTTCTTTATGGCCATTGATATATTGCTGCACGGTGCGGGGCGGATATTTGTCGTCATCCAAACTCAATAGTTTTAATACCCGTTTAATTGCCGCCAATTGCTCTTGGGTATCTAAAATTGCAAATGCCTCGGGTAATCCGGCATCACGATGATGTAACCGCAACATACGATTACATAAGCCATGGAATGTACCCACCCATAATCCACGCGGATTTAATGGCAACATACTAGTAATACGGGATAGCATTTCTTTGGCAGATTTGTTAGTGAATGTCACCGCCATTAAACCCGAGGGGGTAATTTGCCCGGTCGATAATAGCCAAGCAATACGCGTGGTTAATACCCGAGTCTTTCCACTGCCCGCGCCCGCTAAAATCAGCGCATGCTCGGCCGGTAATTCAACTGCTGCAGCTTGTTCGGGATTGAGTTTTTCGGTTAATGGATGTGACATGGGATATCTACGTTTAAGGCTTAAGTTGCTTATATTAACGCTTAAAACAAAACAGGGCAGCCTAAGCTGCCCTGTTTTGATCACAATCTGTGAAAAGCGTGCGAGAAGTTCGAGGACAAGGCAAGAATTACTGAAAAACCGGAATGTACATAAAGTACATGAGGATTTTGAAGTAATTCTTAACGCTGTAATCGAGGTTCGCAGCCGCTTTTAGATACGGATGCTGTCCAGTGTTGCGCCATTGGCCAATACATCATGAACCCACTGTGGTTTACGGCCACGGCCAGTCCAGGTTTGGCTTGGATCTGCTGGATTTGCATATTGTGCTTTAACAGGTTTTTTCGCGCCTTTTTTGCCACCAGATACTTCACCGAGCAATTCAGCTACAGTGAAACCGCTTGCTGCAGCTGCGCTTTGCAATTGGCTCAAAATGCGGGCTTTCTCTTGTTCTTTACGGCGCACCAACTCAACATCTACTTGGGCACGCAGTTCAACCAATTGCTGGTAATCGAGGTTAGATAAATCCATTACATAACTCCTAGAAGGCTGATTTTTACTTTTACCCAGTGATTATGGGGTGCTGTTTTAAATAATTCAAGGATAAATATTTAATTCGTTTATTTAACCAACCATTCATTCACAGCAATTAAGTCTTTTTCAGCTAATTCGCCAGCAGATGCTGCCAATAGTAATCGGGCATAAAGATAGGTGTAACGTGCCACAATCAGATCGTAGCGTGTCGCATAATACTTTTGCTCCGCATTCAATACATCAATAGTGGTACGTACCCCCACTTCACGGCCAAGTTTACTGGACGCCAATAAGCTTTCACTGGATTTGAGCACCTGTTGCAATGCTCTAATTTGCGCAGCTCCCGCATTTACCCCTAAAAAGGCTTGTTTAGTGGCTTGCTCTACATCGCGCCGCGTGGCTTCTACGGTATCGCGTTGCTGATCTTTTTTAGCTGCAGCTTCACGCAATCGAGAAGAACGATCTCCGCCAGTATAAATAGGGATCGATAATTGCAATTTAATTGCACCAGTCGCATTTTGATCGGTAGCACCGGAACGCGATAAACCACTACCGGTCCAATCATTGCCATAGCTAGCCACCAAATCCAAAGTCGGCGCGCTAAGTGCTTTATATTTATCGATTTCACGGGTGGCAATATCCAGCGCCAATTGCTGCCCGCTATTGCTTAAGCTGCTCGATTGCGCTTTTTGCAGCCAGGTTGCCAAATCATTGGGGATAGGGCCTTGCGGCTGCAAACGATCGCCAATGGTGGCCAATTGGCTGTCATTTAAGCCAGTTAATAATGCAAAAGCACTGGTTTTTACTTCCAGATCATTCTTGGCCAAAATTTCGGCAGCCAGAATACTGTCATAACTGGCTTGCGCCTCATCCGTATCGGTAATGGTGGCCACGCCAACATCGAATGACTTTTTCGCAAAGGCCAATTGCTCGGCAACCGCTTGTTTTTGCGCCTGAACTAACTGCACTTTTTCTTGTGCCGCCAGTAATTCGAAATACGTTTTAGAGACACGAAGAATTAGATCTTGCTCAGCTTGCCGATACTGCACATTGGCCAATTCAGTTTGCTTTTTAAGCTGATCTGCGGCGGCAAATGCTTCAGCCCGATAAATTGGTTGAGCTGCAGCAATAGAATACCCATAGGTATTACCATCAACCGAAGTATCTTTAATGGTTGCAGAGCTATGCCCCGGGGTGTAATCAGTTTGTGAATACGCCGCATTGCCATTTAATGTCACTTTAGGCAATAACAATGCCTGCCCTTGCTCGGCTTTTTCCTGCCCCGCAATGCGGGCATTTCGAGCCGCCGAAATTTGCGCATCAAATTTGGCTGCGGATTGCCAAGCTTGCAATAAATCAGTGGCCCAGACGCCACTACTCAGGCTCAGTAAGCTCAAGCCAATTAAACTCGATTTCAATTTCATTCTTTATTTACCTTTTCAACATCGCGGCTATCTACAGTAAACGCGGCCACAGGCTGTTAGGTTGACCGCGCAGCATATTTACGTCGGATTAACGGGCTTTAAACGGAACCATGCTGCGTACAACGCAGGAAGGAACAGCAGAGTTAATACCGTAGCGACAAACAGCCCCCCCATAATGGCGATCGCCATTGGCCCCCAAAATGTATCCCGCGTGAGCGGAATCATCGCCAAAATTGCCGCCAGTGCCGTGAGCATAATCGGCCGGAAGCGTCGCACGGCCGAGTCAATCACCGCATTCCAAGGTGCTGCGCCAGCGGCAATATCCTGCTCGATCTGATCCATCAAAATCACTGAGTTGCGCATAATCATGCCCGACAAAGCAATTACGCCCAGCGTTGCGACAAAACCAAACGGCGCTTGAAATAGCAACAGAGCCAAAGTCACGCCAATCATCCCTAATGGGGCGGTGAGCAAGACCATCAACATACGCTGAATACTTTGCAATTGCAGCATCAGCAAGGTCATCACCACAATCAGCATTAATGGCATCACCGCAGCGATCGAATCTTGGCTAATTTTGGATGCTTCGAGCGTGCCACCGGCTTCAATGTGATACCCCAATGGCAGCTTAGCCTCAATGGCTTTCATTTTCGGTAGCAAAGCCATCGAAACATCTGGTGCCTGTGCACCACTTACATCAGCCCGTACCGTGAGTGCCGGCACGCGATTGCGCCGCCAGATAATGCTTTCTTCATTTTCAATCGACAGCTTGGCGATCTGCGCCAACGGCACACTGCGGCCATTCGGCAGTGCAATCGGTAGATTTTCCAGAAAATCGAGTTGGGTGCGCTCGCCGTCTTCCAAGCGGCTCACCACATCAATCAGCAAATTATCTTCGCGCAATTGCGTCGCAGTGACGCCCGACACCGCCATTTGCAAGGTTTGTGATAATTGCTGGCTGGTTAAGCCCAATTGGCGTAATTTATCCTGATCGATATTGAGGCGCACCACTTTGACCTTTTCGCCCCAATCGGTATGCACTTGACGCAAATTCGGATGCGCGCGCATTTCTGCGGCTACCAGCTCGGCAACCTCTTTCAATTTCTGCTGGTCTTCACCGATAATGCGAAACTGCACCGGATAGCCCACAGGTGGGCCATTTTCCAGCCGAGTGACCCGACCGCGTACACTGGCAAAATCATTCTGAAAATGGGTTTTAATCCGCTTCAGTACATTCTCGCGCACATGCTCATCCTTGGTCATGACCGTGAGCTGACCAAAGTTCAAATTAGGCATTTGCTCATCCAGCGGCATGTAATAGCGTGGAGAGCCAACCCCCACATAACTGGTTACCGAAACCACATCGGGGTCTTTGAGCATCAGCGCTTCGATTTTTTTCACCTCGCGCTCGGTCGCATCAAATGAGGCGGTGTACGGTAGCCACAAATCCACCATTAATTCAGGGCGGCTGGACGCGGGGAAAAACTGCTTTGGCACTACCAGCGCAAACAACACCACCGATAGCACAAAAGCACCGCCAGTCAGCGCAATGGTTGTTTTGCGATAAGTAATGCACCAGGTTACGGCACGCCGAAAACCTTGGTAGAACTTCCCTCCGTGGGCATCGTGCGAGCCATGCGGCTTGAGGTTTTCTGGCAGCAAGTGGTAGCCCATATACGGCGTAAACAGCACCGCCACCACCCATGACAAGATCAGTGCCAAGCCGACCACGGCAAAAATAGAGAAGGTATATTCACCAGCATTAGATTTAGCAAGGCCTACCGGCAGAAACCCCGCCGCAGTAATCAATGTACCCGTTAGCATTGGAAACGCAGTCGACGTATAGGCAAAGGTGGCGGCGCGGAATTTATCCCAGCCTTCTTCAAGCTTGAGCGCCATCATTTCGACGGCAATAATTGCATCATCGACCAAGAGCCCGAGCGCAATCACCAAAGCGCCGAGCGAGATGCGCTGCAATTCCAGATTGAACACTTTCATAAACAGGAAAGTCAGCGCCAGCACCAGCGGAATCGACAAGGCCACCACAATACCGGTACGCCAACCCAGCGACAAAAAGCTCACCGCCAGTACAATCACTACCGCCTCGAGCAGCGATTTCATAAAGATGTGCACGGCGTTTTTCACCACCGCTGGCTGATCCGATACCGCATGCACCTCAATACCTATCGGCAAATCACGCTTCATTTTGGCTAAGACTGCATCAATTTGCTGCCCCATCGCCAACACATTGCCGCCGGCTTTCATAGAAATGCCCAAGCCAATCGCATCATCTGCTTTCCCCCCAGGCAAACCGAATCGCATGGTGTTGGTAGCTGGATTAATCGTGGCGCGGAAAACTTGTGCCACATCCCCCACCCGGAAAGTGCGATCATTAATTGTAACTGGGGTATTTTTGATGGTATCAATTGCGTCAAAACCACCTGACACCCGCAAGAAAACCCGCTCTTGCTGACCTTCCACCACACCGGCAGGGCTGACCGTATTGGTTGCAGCCAAGACCTGGTTAATTTGGAAAGGTGTCACCCCCATGGTAGCCAGCTTGGTGCTGCTGTATTGCACGTAGATTTTTTCATCTTGCGTGCCAATCAGGGTGGCTTTATTGATATCGGGAATACGCAGCAATTCGGTGCGGACGGTTTCTACATATTTTTTTAATTCAGCCGCCGTAAAACCATCGCCCGTAAAAGCGTACAAACTGCCGTAGGTTTCGCCAAATTCATCATTAAAGAACGGCCCCGATACCCCTTGCGGCAATTTACCCTTGGCATCGTTCACCCGTTTGCGCACCTGATACCATGCGTCGTTCACTTCTTTAGCGCGCACATGCTCGTACAGCATGATGGTGATCAGCGACTCACCAGCGCGCGAATAGCTCTTGGTGTAGTCGATATAGCCAATCCCTTGTACCGCTTCTTCCAGCTTATCGGTAACCTGCTGTTCGACCTCACTGGCTGAAGCCCCCGGCCAGAACGAGCGCACCACCATCGCCTTGAAAGTGAACTCAGGGTCTTCTTTTTGCCCCAGCTGGGTATAGGCCAATATCCCTGCCAGTGACAGGACAGCCATCAGATACAGCACTAATGATTGATGCCGTAGCGCCCAGGCAGATAAATTGAAGGCGTCGCTGCGCTTAGTCATGGCTAGCTCCTTCAAGCACGCGCACTGGCTGACCTTCACGCAACAAATTCGCTCCCGCAGTAACTACCACCTGACCTGGCTGCACGCCAGCCACTTTCACGGAATGCCCCGCTACGCCAATCACATTCACCGGCTGACTTTTTACAATGCCCTGGCCTGCTTTAATATTGCTAACCAGCCAAACTCGCTGCGCCTGATCTTTACCAAACAAGGCGGGTAACGGCAACGAGTATCCATTGGGTATATCTTTAGCAGCCTTTTGATGCGTAACCTGCAGCGTCATACCCATCTTGATATTATTTGAAGCCGGCAAAGTCACTTTCACACGGTAGGTACGGGTCAAGGCATCAGCGGCTGGGGCGACTTCACGAATAGTGCCTTCAAATTCTGCCTGTTCACCCGCCCACAATGAAACAGTGACTTTCTGCCCTTCGCGCCATGATTTAACCTTACTTTCCGGTACATCAATTACCGCTTCGCGCTCGCCGTCTTTAGCCAGTTGCAACACGGGTTGGCCAGCTGCGACCACCGAGCCAGGTTCAGCTTGAGTCGCAGTAACAACGCCAGAAACATCGGCGACCAGCACTGCGTAATTACTTTGATTTTGCGCTAATTGGGCTTGTGATTTGGCCTGTTCATGCTGCTGCCTAGCGGCGGTCAGCAAGGTGAAACGCTTATCGACTTCAGCTTGGCTGATAAATTTCTGAGCCAGCAATTCCTTGCCGCGCTGGTAGTCAAGCTCAGCCTGTGCCAACTGCGCTTTACTCGACTCCAACTGCGCGCGGGCGGCATCGGCTGAAAGGCGCACATCGCCCGGATCTAATGTCGCCAGTGTTTGTCCTTTACTCACCACATCGCCCACATTCACGGGCCTAGCATTCAGTTTGCCACCAATCCGAAACCCCATTGGCACAGTGTGTCGA from Chitinibacter fontanus encodes:
- a CDS encoding efflux RND transporter permease subunit, with product MTKRSDAFNLSAWALRHQSLVLYLMAVLSLAGILAYTQLGQKEDPEFTFKAMVVRSFWPGASASEVEQQVTDKLEEAVQGIGYIDYTKSYSRAGESLITIMLYEHVRAKEVNDAWYQVRKRVNDAKGKLPQGVSGPFFNDEFGETYGSLYAFTGDGFTAAELKKYVETVRTELLRIPDINKATLIGTQDEKIYVQYSSTKLATMGVTPFQINQVLAATNTVSPAGVVEGQQERVFLRVSGGFDAIDTIKNTPVTINDRTFRVGDVAQVFRATINPATNTMRFGLPGGKADDAIGLGISMKAGGNVLAMGQQIDAVLAKMKRDLPIGIEVHAVSDQPAVVKNAVHIFMKSLLEAVVIVLAVSFLSLGWRTGIVVALSIPLVLALTFLFMKVFNLELQRISLGALVIALGLLVDDAIIAVEMMALKLEEGWDKFRAATFAYTSTAFPMLTGTLITAAGFLPVGLAKSNAGEYTFSIFAVVGLALILSWVVAVLFTPYMGYHLLPENLKPHGSHDAHGGKFYQGFRRAVTWCITYRKTTIALTGGAFVLSVVLFALVVPKQFFPASSRPELMVDLWLPYTASFDATEREVKKIEALMLKDPDVVSVTSYVGVGSPRYYMPLDEQMPNLNFGQLTVMTKDEHVRENVLKRIKTHFQNDFASVRGRVTRLENGPPVGYPVQFRIIGEDQQKLKEVAELVAAEMRAHPNLRQVHTDWGEKVKVVRLNIDQDKLRQLGLTSQQLSQTLQMAVSGVTATQLREDNLLIDVVSRLEDGERTQLDFLENLPIALPNGRSVPLAQIAKLSIENEESIIWRRNRVPALTVRADVSGAQAPDVSMALLPKMKAIEAKLPLGYHIEAGGTLEASKISQDSIAAVMPLMLIVVMTLLMLQLQSIQRMLMVLLTAPLGMIGVTLALLLFQAPFGFVATLGVIALSGMIMRNSVILMDQIEQDIAAGAAPWNAVIDSAVRRFRPIMLTALAAILAMIPLTRDTFWGPMAIAIMGGLFVATVLTLLFLPALYAAWFRLKPVNPT
- a CDS encoding efflux RND transporter periplasmic adaptor subunit; the protein is MARIPTTLMFSTIAALTLLGCQKPAEPVADIRPVRTITVGALNETSIGEVYSGEVRARHTVPMGFRIGGKLNARPVNVGDVVSKGQTLATLDPGDVRLSADAARAQLESSKAQLAQAELDYQRGKELLAQKFISQAEVDKRFTLLTAARQQHEQAKSQAQLAQNQSNYAVLVADVSGVVTATQAEPGSVVAAGQPVLQLAKDGEREAVIDVPESKVKSWREGQKVTVSLWAGEQAEFEGTIREVAPAADALTRTYRVKVTLPASNNIKMGMTLQVTHQKAAKDIPNGYSLPLPALFGKDQAQRVWLVSNIKAGQGIVKSQPVNVIGVAGHSVKVAGVQPGQVVVTAGANLLREGQPVRVLEGASHD